A genomic window from Tolypothrix sp. PCC 7910 includes:
- a CDS encoding MFS transporter — protein sequence MNNAGKAPVSLGLLGAAAFMVIADVRVIDPLLHIIADEFKVGVGSAAIIVSAYTIPYGLFQLVYGPLGDRIGKLKVITAALTAFAVGTAACAFVPNIMLLTLLRFLTGVVAAGIIPVTLAYIGDNFPYEQRQTAIGKYLSALVLGQILGGSLGGIFGQYVSWRELFLVFGVLSLVISIELWRKTGKLRHEIHSHVPFGWATFRPYLQLMTQPAAQTVIIGVFIEGFCLFGGFAYVGAFLRDRYSLPYVAIGFMLSGFGLGGLIYSRSVKYLVRRLGERGLMGFGGVLMCVSFLAIALLQNWVLFVPCNILMGLGFYMMHSTLQTQATELAPEARGTAVSLFAFNLFIGQGIGAAAFGRIVDHFGYIPCFIITGIAIALLALWLVKQKQQY from the coding sequence ATGAACAACGCAGGTAAAGCGCCTGTTTCATTAGGGCTGTTGGGTGCAGCTGCTTTTATGGTAATTGCTGATGTGCGGGTAATTGACCCACTTTTGCACATCATTGCTGACGAGTTTAAAGTTGGTGTCGGTAGTGCGGCAATTATTGTCAGTGCCTACACAATACCTTATGGATTATTTCAATTAGTTTACGGCCCCTTGGGCGATCGCATTGGCAAACTTAAGGTAATTACAGCTGCACTCACAGCCTTTGCTGTGGGAACTGCGGCTTGTGCTTTTGTGCCTAATATCATGCTTCTCACTTTACTGCGCTTCCTCACAGGTGTGGTAGCAGCGGGCATTATCCCCGTTACCTTAGCTTATATCGGTGATAACTTCCCTTACGAACAACGCCAAACTGCTATTGGCAAATATTTAAGCGCGCTGGTATTAGGGCAAATTCTCGGTGGTAGTTTGGGCGGTATCTTTGGACAATATGTGAGTTGGCGAGAGCTATTTTTAGTATTTGGCGTTCTTTCGCTAGTTATCTCTATAGAATTGTGGCGGAAAACTGGCAAACTACGTCATGAAATACATTCTCATGTTCCCTTTGGTTGGGCAACATTCCGGCCTTATTTGCAACTGATGACGCAACCAGCTGCCCAAACTGTAATTATCGGCGTATTTATTGAAGGCTTTTGCTTATTTGGGGGATTTGCTTATGTAGGTGCATTCCTCAGAGATAGATACAGCTTACCCTATGTAGCAATTGGCTTTATGCTCAGTGGTTTTGGATTAGGTGGGCTAATTTACAGCCGTTCAGTCAAGTATTTGGTGCGGAGATTAGGCGAAAGGGGGTTAATGGGGTTTGGTGGGGTGTTGATGTGTGTTTCTTTTTTAGCGATCGCATTATTGCAGAATTGGGTGCTGTTTGTTCCCTGCAATATTCTCATGGGATTAGGCTTTTACATGATGCACAGCACATTGCAAACCCAAGCCACAGAACTTGCACCGGAAGCGCGAGGAACTGCGGTGTCGCTATTTGCCTTTAACTTATTTATTGGACAGGGAATTGGTGCAGCCGCCTTTGGCAGAATTGTTGATCACTTCGGTTATATCCCTTGCTTTATCATTACAGGAATTGCGATCGCCTTGCTTGCCCTTTGGCTAGTCAAGCAGAAGCAGCAGTATTAA
- a CDS encoding DUF4082 domain-containing protein, producing the protein MRTKPAFIDYVIGIGNNQNLRLFEDKDPRTDGHIAGDDLPYDLGFKFRTSIPGVVKAIRAWIPASDDITQPHKARLWDVETQQLLAEAEFTNIVGDSWNEVSLSTPITINPSKIYLVSTEILKRLPRAAFFFNDSHTKGAITAISANEAVNSVFAYYAPDYNDRETQYPAFPSFSYQNSYYYQDIVFDASEDQETIKVRQHVINHPIFLENLKPGTEGWDNIDYAQDLQIAAFLSSQSINKGEFIDLKVSLATLGNIKVEVFRLGYYSGVGARLIHEADNIPATQQSTETVDPVTKLVRFNWLTTYTIKTDRAWVTGCYMVKLTDKLTGKQCLSFFVLRDDNLKSDILYKFAFSTYDAYNSFAYNAGNRFSSYSSGQRSLQISLDRPLEGNTYNHTATNSNPLRWEYQTIRWLEKNAYRVSYCCGQDIDKNGAEYVQKYSVFMNSGHDEYWSFREYKAIQKAIKCGVSIVSLSANTCYWNIKWSSDYRTATIHKRNEALAGGIVNNYQPDKLNIVPTYRFRDPELFNKTVDGCRITGEQGLFGVGYIGDSNDIYGGSPLTIKQNHPVLRGTGLQAGDEIPLLVGYEWDHIDPDPIAQPQTQINTPSFMDSIIFESKILGSISDNSNVSESFIGELPPEAVYTAQGVYFTAPSGAKVFAVGSIQTSWGLDSWGIFPPRESRAYQQIIYNVLEDAEVWPGEPIAS; encoded by the coding sequence ATGAGAACAAAACCAGCTTTTATTGATTATGTTATAGGTATTGGTAATAATCAAAATCTACGTTTATTTGAAGATAAAGACCCCAGAACTGATGGACATATTGCAGGAGATGATTTACCTTACGATCTCGGGTTTAAATTTAGAACTTCTATTCCAGGAGTTGTAAAAGCTATTAGAGCTTGGATTCCTGCATCTGATGATATTACCCAACCTCATAAAGCTCGATTGTGGGATGTAGAAACACAACAATTATTAGCAGAAGCAGAGTTTACAAATATTGTGGGAGACTCTTGGAATGAAGTATCCCTCAGTACACCTATCACAATTAATCCCAGCAAAATTTATCTTGTATCTACAGAAATTTTAAAAAGGCTACCAAGAGCAGCCTTCTTTTTCAACGATTCTCATACAAAAGGAGCAATTACTGCAATCAGTGCAAATGAAGCAGTTAATAGTGTATTTGCATACTATGCTCCAGATTATAATGACAGAGAAACACAATACCCTGCTTTCCCAAGCTTTAGTTATCAAAACAGTTACTACTATCAGGATATTGTTTTTGATGCCAGCGAAGATCAAGAAACTATTAAAGTTAGACAACACGTAATTAATCACCCAATCTTTCTAGAAAACCTCAAGCCAGGTACAGAAGGATGGGATAATATTGATTATGCTCAAGATCTACAAATAGCAGCTTTCCTCTCGTCACAGTCAATCAATAAAGGAGAATTTATTGATTTAAAGGTAAGCTTAGCAACTTTAGGAAATATCAAGGTAGAAGTCTTTAGATTGGGTTACTACAGTGGAGTAGGCGCTAGACTAATTCACGAAGCTGATAATATACCAGCTACTCAGCAAAGTACAGAAACAGTTGACCCAGTAACTAAATTAGTGAGATTTAATTGGCTCACAACCTACACTATCAAAACTGATAGAGCTTGGGTAACTGGTTGTTACATGGTTAAACTTACAGACAAGCTGACAGGGAAGCAGTGTTTATCTTTCTTTGTATTGCGTGATGATAATTTAAAATCCGATATTTTGTATAAATTTGCCTTCAGCACATATGACGCTTATAACAGTTTTGCTTATAATGCTGGTAATAGATTTTCATCTTATTCTAGCGGTCAGCGTTCGCTACAAATTTCCCTAGACCGACCGTTGGAAGGCAATACTTATAACCATACAGCAACAAATAGTAATCCACTGCGATGGGAATACCAGACAATTAGATGGTTAGAAAAAAATGCTTATCGTGTGTCTTACTGTTGTGGACAAGATATAGATAAAAATGGGGCAGAATATGTGCAAAAATATTCTGTATTTATGAACAGCGGACATGATGAGTATTGGAGTTTTAGAGAATATAAAGCAATTCAAAAAGCCATAAAATGTGGTGTGAGCATAGTTTCATTATCGGCAAATACTTGTTATTGGAATATTAAGTGGAGTAGCGATTATAGAACTGCTACCATTCACAAACGAAATGAAGCTTTAGCTGGTGGTATAGTTAATAATTACCAACCAGATAAATTAAATATTGTACCTACTTATAGATTTCGCGATCCAGAATTATTTAATAAAACAGTAGATGGATGTCGGATTACTGGAGAGCAAGGATTATTTGGTGTTGGTTATATCGGTGATAGTAATGATATTTATGGTGGTTCCCCACTCACAATTAAACAAAATCATCCTGTTCTAAGAGGAACTGGCTTACAAGCTGGTGATGAAATTCCTTTATTAGTTGGTTATGAATGGGATCATATCGATCCAGATCCAATTGCACAGCCGCAAACACAAATAAATACACCTAGTTTTATGGATTCAATTATTTTTGAATCTAAAATATTAGGTTCAATCTCTGATAATTCTAATGTCTCTGAGTCTTTTATTGGGGAGTTACCACCGGAGGCAGTATATACAGCACAAGGAGTTTATTTTACAGCCCCTAGTGGTGCGAAAGTATTTGCTGTTGGTTCCATACAAACTTCTTGGGGTTTAGATTCTTGGGGGATTTTTCCTCCAAGAGAATCAAGAGCCTACCAACAAATTATTTATAATGTTCTCGAAGATGCAGAAGTTTGGCCAGGAGAGCCGATCGCCTCATAA
- a CDS encoding aromatic ring-hydroxylating dioxygenase subunit alpha, giving the protein MKDNQNFFLRNIWYYALPSDRLKPGRMIARTFLGEPVLLCRTREGKVFAVRDICPHRGIPLSCGRFDGQEVECCYHGWRFDHGGRCTVIPSLVEGQDVDLNRYNVESYEVRETQGNIWIYMPEPGKSQGSPSDMEIPVIPGFGDRPPQLVEVMRFPCFVDHAILGLMDPAHSPYVHRVWWWRSGQLHDEIKQFDPSPYGFTMRKHQLPANTGSAYKFIGGGIPETEISFRIPGVRIENTTTAKHQVCNLTAITPISETECEVNFAFYWTVPWAGFAKPLIRLFTRAFLDQDRRVVEKQQIGLKYDPVLRLIKDSDVQAQWYYQLKREYARSLSENRPFINPVKSQLLHWRA; this is encoded by the coding sequence ATGAAAGATAATCAAAATTTTTTCCTGCGTAATATTTGGTACTATGCATTGCCTAGCGATCGCCTGAAACCAGGTAGGATGATCGCCCGTACTTTTTTGGGAGAACCAGTATTACTATGTCGTACCCGCGAGGGTAAAGTGTTTGCGGTGCGGGATATTTGTCCCCATCGTGGTATACCTTTAAGCTGCGGTCGCTTTGATGGGCAGGAAGTAGAATGCTGTTATCATGGTTGGCGGTTTGATCATGGGGGGCGTTGTACTGTTATTCCTTCTTTAGTTGAAGGACAAGACGTAGATTTAAATCGCTACAATGTGGAATCGTACGAAGTAAGGGAAACTCAGGGTAATATCTGGATATATATGCCAGAACCGGGAAAATCTCAAGGTTCGCCTTCAGATATGGAAATTCCCGTGATTCCTGGTTTTGGCGATCGCCCGCCGCAGTTAGTTGAAGTGATGCGGTTTCCCTGTTTTGTCGATCATGCAATCTTAGGTTTAATGGATCCCGCCCATTCGCCTTATGTGCATCGCGTCTGGTGGTGGCGTTCTGGTCAACTACACGACGAAATTAAGCAATTTGACCCTTCGCCTTATGGGTTTACCATGCGTAAACACCAATTACCCGCGAATACAGGTTCAGCTTATAAGTTTATTGGCGGCGGAATTCCCGAAACCGAAATTTCTTTCCGCATCCCCGGAGTCAGAATCGAAAACACGACAACCGCCAAGCATCAAGTTTGCAACCTGACAGCAATTACACCAATTTCAGAAACAGAATGCGAAGTTAATTTTGCCTTTTATTGGACAGTTCCTTGGGCTGGATTTGCCAAGCCGTTAATCCGTCTATTTACACGCGCCTTTCTTGACCAAGACCGCAGAGTAGTAGAAAAGCAGCAAATTGGTTTAAAGTACGATCCGGTGCTGCGATTAATTAAAGATTCCGATGTCCAGGCGCAATGGTATTACCAATTAAAGCGCGAGTATGCCCGTTCCTTGTCTGAAAATCGTCCCTTTATCAATCCGGTGAAGAGTCAGCTGTTGCACTGGCGGGCTTAA
- a CDS encoding MlaD family protein, translated as MRSRTFREGSVGLLILMGVGAFGLIVIWLNRVNTSRGSYKAIVEFANAGGMQKGATVRYRGVKIGNISAIRPGPNNIEVEIEIPQSDLIIPSNVVVEANQSGLISESIIDITPKAALPAGVAVAKPLDRNCDPKLIICNGSRLKGQIGISLDELIRSSTELATVYNNPQFYSNVNRLLESSTAAATSLTALTRDLRVLSRSAQGQLGTFGATATSVQRATNQLTASSTKTVNQLGSAATQFSLTASQASRLLTNLDNLVTNNRSSLVAALNNITETSNALRTTVSSLSPAVNRLTQGEAIRNLETLSANAAQASANLRDATRSLNDPKNTVLLQQTLDSARATFENTQKITADLDELTGDPTFRSNLRQLVNGLSNLVSSTQDMQQQVEVAATLNSLKASINKPGHKLDNQPNVVLATPAVKPEAVTINPLPTTVKSADKHFPSAVTITTPESSSEKLLEQLRQYQKQREQEKIEARN; from the coding sequence ATGCGATCGCGAACATTTAGAGAAGGTTCTGTGGGGCTGTTGATCCTAATGGGAGTGGGAGCATTTGGATTAATAGTCATCTGGTTGAATCGCGTTAACACTAGTCGCGGTTCATACAAAGCAATTGTGGAATTTGCGAACGCGGGCGGGATGCAAAAAGGCGCAACAGTCCGCTACCGTGGTGTGAAAATTGGCAATATATCCGCAATTCGACCGGGGCCAAATAACATTGAAGTAGAAATTGAAATTCCCCAATCTGATTTAATTATTCCTAGTAATGTAGTAGTTGAAGCTAATCAAAGTGGACTGATTAGCGAAAGTATCATTGATATTACTCCTAAAGCTGCTTTACCTGCTGGGGTTGCTGTTGCTAAACCACTAGATAGAAATTGCGATCCTAAATTAATTATTTGCAATGGTTCGCGGCTAAAAGGTCAAATTGGTATCAGTCTTGATGAACTTATTCGCAGCTCAACTGAGTTGGCGACTGTATACAATAATCCACAATTTTATAGTAATGTTAACAGGCTATTAGAAAGCTCCACCGCAGCCGCCACTAGCTTGACTGCTCTAACCCGTGACCTCAGGGTTTTATCCAGAAGCGCTCAAGGTCAACTAGGCACATTTGGTGCTACAGCTACTTCTGTACAACGGGCGACTAATCAATTAACCGCATCTAGTACTAAAACAGTCAATCAACTAGGTTCAGCCGCAACTCAATTTAGTTTAACTGCAAGTCAAGCCAGTCGCCTTTTAACTAACTTAGATAACCTAGTTACTAACAACCGTTCTTCATTGGTTGCAGCTTTAAATAATATCACCGAAACCAGCAATGCTTTACGCACTACAGTTAGCAGCTTATCACCTGCAGTTAATCGCTTAACTCAAGGAGAAGCCATCAGAAATTTAGAAACTCTATCTGCAAATGCAGCACAAGCATCAGCTAATTTACGCGATGCTACCAGGAGTTTAAACGACCCGAAAAACACTGTATTACTGCAACAAACGCTCGATTCTGCGAGAGCCACTTTTGAAAATACTCAGAAAATTACTGCTGATTTAGACGAGTTGACAGGCGATCCCACTTTTAGAAGTAATCTTCGACAATTGGTAAATGGTTTGAGTAACTTAGTATCTTCCACCCAAGATATGCAACAGCAAGTAGAGGTGGCTGCTACCCTAAATTCACTCAAAGCATCAATTAATAAACCAGGTCATAAACTCGATAATCAACCTAATGTTGTCCTGGCGACTCCAGCAGTGAAGCCAGAGGCTGTCACTATTAATCCTTTACCTACCACTGTTAAAAGTGCAGACAAACACTTCCCATCAGCTGTAACTATAACTACGCCAGAATCATCTTCAGAAAAGTTATTAGAACAATTGAGACAGTATCAAAAGCAGCGGGAACAGGAGAAGATTGAGGCGAGGAATTAG
- a CDS encoding ABC transporter ATP-binding protein — translation MTEPLIELRGVSKSFGSNKVLDRVDLTIHRGEALGIIGPSGTGKSTILRVIAGLLAVDEGEIYVRGVRRTGLIEDAADSVGIGMVFQQAALFDSLTVEENVGFLLYQNSKIARSRIRQMVNTKLEMVGLPGIGELYPSELSGGMRKRVSFARAIMSNPESDQQGPELLLYDEPTAGLDPIASTVIEDLIRHLQCSQGVCSTYAIVTHQDSTIRRTADRVIFLYQGRVQWQGTVDEIDSTDHPLIRQFMSGSVQGPIQVVG, via the coding sequence ATGACAGAACCATTAATTGAATTAAGAGGCGTGTCTAAGTCCTTTGGTAGCAACAAGGTTTTAGATCGTGTGGATTTAACAATACATCGAGGAGAAGCACTAGGAATTATTGGCCCTTCTGGGACTGGTAAATCTACAATTTTGCGGGTGATTGCGGGATTGCTAGCTGTGGATGAAGGTGAGATATATGTCCGGGGAGTGCGGCGCACGGGTTTGATTGAGGATGCTGCTGATAGTGTGGGGATTGGGATGGTATTTCAGCAAGCAGCCTTATTTGATTCGCTGACAGTAGAAGAGAATGTGGGGTTTTTACTGTATCAAAATTCCAAAATAGCGCGATCGCGCATTCGCCAAATGGTGAATACAAAATTGGAAATGGTGGGTTTACCGGGAATTGGTGAACTTTATCCATCGGAACTTTCTGGGGGGATGCGAAAACGCGTGAGTTTTGCGCGTGCAATTATGTCTAACCCCGAAAGCGATCAACAGGGGCCAGAACTGTTACTCTACGATGAACCAACAGCCGGACTCGACCCCATTGCTTCCACAGTTATCGAAGATTTAATTCGTCATTTGCAATGCTCGCAAGGAGTTTGTAGCACTTATGCTATTGTGACCCATCAAGACAGCACAATTCGTCGTACCGCCGATAGAGTCATTTTTCTCTATCAAGGTAGAGTGCAGTGGCAAGGTACAGTTGATGAAATAGATAGCACAGACCATCCATTGATTAGACAATTTATGAGTGGAAGTGTGCAAGGCCCAATTCAGGTCGTCGGCTAG
- a CDS encoding NAD(P)/FAD-dependent oxidoreductase yields the protein MQDSDVIVIGSGIGGLCTAGLLARYGQRVIVCESHTIAGGAAHSFRRRGFEFDSGPSFYCGLSDTQSLNPIKQVMDVLGESIQVIPYDPLGHYHFPEGTIAVYSDAERYWQEVERVTPQGARELQRFTERLLGLYEAMRGIPTLALRSDWQVILTLIKSYLPSLLKMLPYLPLVQSSAGNVMDATVKDPWVRRLIDLECFLLSGLKAHGTIAPEVAFMLGERSRAGVEYPLGGSQAIVAALVKGLERWGGQLRLGCHVEQILVESGKVVGVKLATGEILRSPIVISNASIWDTYNHLLRPEDLPANYRQAALDTPAVDSFMHLHLGIRADGLENLTGHHVVVHDSHQDITIPGNTCMISIPTVWDATLAPAGHHVVHAYTLEPYAGWERNQDYADKKRQKAQSLYRALERIIPDIRERVVVELIGTPLTHAHYLRRYRGTYGPAIAADKGMFPSTHTPIQGLYRVGDSTIPGIGVPAVAASGILCANTLVNLQQTEKVLAKLKK from the coding sequence ATGCAAGATAGTGATGTCATTGTAATTGGTAGCGGTATCGGTGGTTTGTGTACTGCGGGTTTACTGGCTCGTTATGGTCAGCGAGTAATTGTCTGCGAAAGCCATACAATTGCGGGTGGCGCTGCTCATAGTTTTAGACGACGGGGATTTGAATTTGATTCTGGCCCTTCTTTCTATTGTGGTCTGAGTGATACCCAAAGCTTGAATCCGATAAAACAAGTTATGGATGTGCTTGGTGAATCCATTCAAGTTATACCTTATGATCCTTTGGGACACTACCATTTTCCTGAAGGGACTATTGCAGTTTACAGCGATGCTGAACGTTATTGGCAGGAGGTGGAGCGAGTTACACCTCAAGGCGCGAGAGAACTGCAACGGTTTACAGAACGCTTGTTAGGCTTGTATGAGGCGATGCGGGGTATTCCTACTTTAGCGTTGCGCTCAGATTGGCAAGTAATTCTCACATTAATAAAAAGTTACTTACCATCATTGCTGAAAATGTTGCCTTACTTGCCCCTGGTGCAAAGTTCAGCCGGGAATGTCATGGATGCAACAGTAAAAGACCCTTGGGTGCGGCGACTCATTGATTTAGAATGCTTTTTACTTTCAGGGTTGAAGGCACATGGCACAATCGCCCCAGAAGTAGCTTTTATGCTAGGGGAACGTTCCCGTGCGGGGGTGGAATATCCCCTTGGGGGGAGTCAGGCGATTGTTGCGGCTTTAGTTAAAGGATTAGAACGCTGGGGGGGACAACTGCGTTTAGGATGTCACGTCGAGCAAATCTTAGTGGAATCAGGCAAAGTTGTGGGTGTGAAGTTAGCAACAGGTGAAATTTTGCGATCGCCAATTGTCATTTCCAATGCGAGTATTTGGGATACTTACAATCATTTGCTACGTCCTGAAGATTTACCTGCAAATTACCGCCAAGCAGCTTTAGATACACCAGCCGTTGATAGTTTTATGCATTTGCATTTAGGTATCCGGGCGGATGGTTTAGAGAATTTAACCGGACATCATGTAGTAGTCCACGATTCCCATCAAGATATTACAATCCCAGGCAATACTTGCATGATTTCGATTCCCACAGTTTGGGATGCAACACTAGCACCAGCAGGACATCATGTAGTTCATGCTTACACCCTCGAACCCTACGCTGGCTGGGAACGCAATCAAGATTATGCAGACAAGAAACGTCAGAAAGCACAATCCTTATATCGCGCCTTAGAGCGCATTATCCCCGATATCCGAGAGCGTGTAGTCGTGGAACTCATCGGCACACCCCTCACCCATGCTCATTATCTCCGCAGATATCGCGGAACCTATGGCCCAGCGATTGCTGCTGATAAGGGAATGTTTCCTAGCACACACACGCCAATCCAGGGTTTATATCGTGTGGGTGATAGCACCATCCCTGGTATTGGTGTCCCGGCTGTTGCTGCGTCTGGTATTTTATGCGCGAATACTTTAGTAAATCTACAGCAGACAGAAAAGGTGTTAGCTAAATTGAAAAAATGA
- a CDS encoding serine/threonine-protein kinase, with amino-acid sequence MIQNGTIIRGHYRIQERLGSGGFGITYLAIDIDRPSNCKFVVKQLSLRRHDPHTLPLARELFQREAKVLERLGKKYDRIPELFAYFEENEEFYLVQEFIDGKDLTSEIIPSRPLEENTVIALLQDILQVLEFIHQEKVIHRDIKPSNLIRRYSDGKIVLIDFGAVKEISTLEVNENNRYSFIKNIVLALSLSINAIFAWQILHKISQNSINQNIDEVKIDMQDVCNSNVIYQDIPEVKEKGIVNIEKKGPYYEGEYTDVWPVFRWVCLYRIKPNSGNFPFAVPPAQQQEIKRVGMNLDAYCKMKYPDKYKASHHDYNDPKSLKCVRPHPQ; translated from the coding sequence ATGATTCAAAACGGAACAATAATTAGAGGACATTACCGCATTCAAGAGCGTCTAGGAAGCGGTGGATTTGGTATTACTTACTTGGCTATTGATATAGACAGACCAAGCAATTGTAAATTTGTCGTTAAACAACTGAGTTTACGCAGACATGACCCACATACCTTGCCATTAGCGAGAGAATTGTTTCAACGAGAAGCGAAAGTTTTAGAAAGATTAGGCAAGAAATACGATAGAATTCCCGAATTATTTGCTTATTTTGAAGAAAATGAGGAATTTTATTTAGTTCAAGAATTCATAGATGGTAAGGATTTAACTTCAGAAATTATTCCATCTCGTCCTTTAGAGGAAAACACAGTAATTGCACTATTACAGGATATTCTGCAAGTTTTAGAGTTTATTCATCAAGAAAAAGTTATTCACCGAGATATTAAACCATCAAATTTGATTCGGAGATATTCAGATGGCAAAATCGTGCTAATTGATTTTGGGGCTGTTAAAGAAATTAGTACCTTAGAAGTTAACGAAAATAATAGATACTCTTTCATAAAAAACATTGTTTTAGCTTTATCGTTATCTATTAATGCCATATTTGCCTGGCAAATCCTTCATAAAATCTCTCAAAATAGCATTAATCAAAATATCGATGAAGTCAAAATTGATATGCAAGATGTTTGTAATAGCAATGTGATTTATCAAGATATCCCTGAAGTTAAAGAAAAGGGTATAGTAAATATTGAAAAGAAAGGGCCATATTATGAAGGTGAATACACAGATGTTTGGCCTGTCTTTCGTTGGGTTTGTTTATATCGAATAAAACCAAATTCAGGTAATTTCCCCTTTGCTGTTCCTCCAGCCCAGCAGCAGGAAATAAAACGAGTAGGCATGAATTTGGACGCTTATTGCAAAATGAAATATCCAGATAAATATAAAGCTAGTCACCATGACTACAACGACCCTAAATCTTTAAAATGCGTCCGTCCTCACCCCCAATAA
- a CDS encoding MFS transporter, protein MVKSFDSRPTEILWRQVWGLAVLLAAIMLSWMAYSFYQPQILQKLKFGELAAWLGIIQGLIATVIEPFVGQFSDRIQQRWGNRLPMISVGVILAGLIFVMISLLVEQNLQGSIRWLVPALMILWAIAIMIFRGPAIALLTQFAPLTELPQANAALVFVFGLIGAIGPFLNKFMHSIGASITFLLGAIALVMGAYILRSLTPPYVLTQYSLNEDLSPNAPSLLLFLIFVIGLGAGLEVNLLMSMFPQVLQTQLPGLRLEFITSGILLVSAMSSVILGELTAQIGVNKVMLLGLGSMTGLMGLALLNDIDNLVVGYILGFGISFGLIFVSMIPFYLGKVSLQQAGLATGLYFGGSAGATAIVAILVKQAFFTSLIAFLLSEVAFFVVAGSLVILKKIQLN, encoded by the coding sequence ATGGTTAAATCTTTCGATTCCCGTCCAACTGAGATTTTATGGCGACAAGTTTGGGGACTAGCGGTTTTACTGGCCGCAATCATGCTCAGTTGGATGGCATATAGTTTTTATCAACCACAAATTTTACAAAAACTCAAATTTGGAGAATTAGCCGCTTGGCTGGGGATCATACAAGGGCTAATCGCCACAGTTATTGAACCTTTTGTAGGGCAATTTTCCGATCGCATTCAGCAACGCTGGGGTAATCGCTTACCTATGATTAGTGTAGGGGTGATTCTGGCAGGTTTGATTTTTGTGATGATCTCGCTGTTAGTAGAGCAAAACCTGCAAGGAAGTATACGTTGGCTAGTTCCTGCGCTGATGATACTTTGGGCGATCGCGATCATGATTTTCCGTGGCCCTGCGATCGCACTCCTCACACAGTTTGCACCTCTAACGGAATTACCACAAGCTAACGCTGCTTTAGTATTCGTCTTTGGCTTAATCGGAGCTATTGGGCCATTCTTAAATAAATTTATGCACAGTATAGGTGCATCGATTACTTTTCTGTTAGGTGCGATCGCCTTGGTAATGGGAGCATATATTTTGCGATCGCTAACTCCCCCATATGTTTTAACTCAGTATTCACTCAACGAAGATTTATCTCCTAATGCGCCTTCTTTATTATTATTTTTAATTTTTGTGATTGGTTTAGGAGCAGGATTAGAAGTCAATCTGCTCATGTCAATGTTTCCTCAAGTTTTACAAACTCAACTACCCGGACTCAGGCTGGAATTTATTACCTCTGGCATACTTTTAGTATCTGCAATGTCTTCAGTCATTTTGGGAGAATTGACAGCCCAAATCGGTGTTAATAAAGTCATGTTACTAGGCTTAGGCTCAATGACAGGCTTAATGGGATTGGCACTGTTAAATGATATCGATAATTTAGTCGTAGGATATATACTGGGTTTTGGTATCAGCTTTGGGCTAATTTTTGTTAGCATGATTCCCTTTTACTTAGGGAAGGTTTCACTACAGCAAGCAGGTTTAGCCACTGGTTTATATTTTGGTGGTAGCGCTGGAGCTACTGCTATAGTTGCAATTTTAGTTAAACAAGCATTTTTTACATCCTTAATAGCTTTTTTGTTGTCTGAAGTTGCTTTTTTTGTAGTAGCTGGTTCTCTTGTCATCCTCAAGAAGATTCAACTCAATTAA